The Oncorhynchus clarkii lewisi isolate Uvic-CL-2024 chromosome 23, UVic_Ocla_1.0, whole genome shotgun sequence genomic interval atgtcatggaaagagcaggtgttcctaatgttttgtgcactcagtgtactTGGTTATGTTTTGAATTACTAGTACCAGTTATAAGGTGTGCCAGGCAGGCACCTGTAGGAGTAGCCTATAGGTACGTATATataacatacagtacctctctctgtcccacagaCAGCGTAGAAGACGACTTTGAGTTGTCCACTGTGTGCCATCGACCAGAGGGTCTGGACAAACTACAGGAGCAGACCAAGTTCACCAAGAAGGAACTACAAGTTCTCTACAGGGGCTTCAAGAATGTGAGTCTAGGGATGCGGGAGAGGGTATGGGGATGGAGTTATGGGATGTTAGAAGCCTGCGGCTGAGGATGGGGGTTGGGAAAGGGGAGGAAACTACAAGTTCTCTACAGGGGTTTCACAAAGTTTTCTCTAAGCAAAGCTGTTttgatatatacagttgaagtcggaagtttacatacaccttagccaaatacatttcaactcagttttttacaattcctgacatttaatcctagtaaaaattccctattttaggtcagttaggatcaccactttattttaagaatgtgaaatgtcagaataatagtagagagaatgatttatttcagctttcatttctttcatcacattcccagtgggtcagaagattacatacactcaattagtatttggttcagtgcctttaaattgtttagggTCAAattttgggtcaaatgtttcgggtagctttccacaagcttcccacaacaagttgggtgaaatttggcccattcctcctgacagagctggtgtaactgagtcaggtttgtagacctccttgttcgcacacactttttcagttctgcccacaaatgttctacaggattgagttcagggctttgtgatgtccactccaataccttgactttgttgtccttaagccattttgccacaactttggaagtatacttggtgtcattgtccatttcgaagacccatttgcgaccaagctttaactgatgtcttgagatgttgcttcaatatatccacatacttttcctgcctcatgatgccatctatttcgtgaagtgcaccagtccctcctgcagcaaagcaccgccacagccgtgcttcccggttgggatgttattctttggcttgcaagccccccctttttcctccaaacataacaatggtcattatggccaaacagttctgtttttgtttcatcagaccagaggacatttctccaaaaagtacgacctttgtccccatgtgcagttgcaaatcgtagtgggttcagtgggttcttccttactgagcggcctttcagggtaAGTCGATTTTGGACGCGTTTTACTTtgaatataaatacttttgtacctgtttcctccagcatcttcacaaggtcctttgctgttgttctgggattgagttgcacttatcgcaccaaagtacgttcatctctaggagacagaacgtgtctacttcctgagcagtatgacggctgcgtggtcccatggtgtttatacttgcatactattgtttgtacagattaaagtggtgtttggaaattgctccaaatgatgaaccagacttgtagaggtctgcaatgttttttctgaggtcttggatgatttctttagattttcccatgatgtcaagcaaagagacactgagtttgaaggtaggccttgaaatacatccacaggtacaactccaattgactcaaattatgtcaattagcctatcagaagcttctaaaggcatgacatcgttttctggaattttccaagctgtttaatagcacagtcaacttagtgtatgtaaacttctgacccactggaattgtgatacaattataagtgaaataatctgtctgtaaacaattttgggaaaaatgacttgtatcttgcgcaaagtagatgtcctaactgacttaccaaaactatagtttgttaacaagacatttgtgaagtggttgaaaaactagttttaatgacaacctaagtgtatgtaaaacttcctacttcaactgtaataGTAGAAGTATATAGATGTTAGCAGACTTGCAAATTGACTCTGATCCTGTTCTTTTCTGCGTTGTTGTTTTGTAGGAGTGTCCAAGTGGAGTGGTGAATGAGGATACCTTTAAAACCATCTACTCTAAATTCTTCCCCCAGGGTGGTGAGTTAATGACCTTTAAACCTTTGACCACTGATTTTTAACATAGTATTTCCAAGGTCTGATTCTCCCCAAAGTAACTGACAAATTGAACAAGGATAGCAACATTTGACACCAATGACATGTGTATTTATGTGATGTCCcatagaatatatattttttaacattaTGTCAGTGCTACTTACAATAGGACACTTACTCACTGTGTTTGAAATTATATTTAGGTTGAATTTTTTTTCCACTGCTTGTTACAGGTGGATAGTgccttgtttgaaatgacattTATGTACTCACAACTTGTTTGATCAAGTTACAGTAGGAAAGGGTCTTTGGGTCTTGTTCTCAATATATTCATCCACTTGTTTGAGGATTTTTTTTGTATGAAGTATTCCCAGATATATTTTCTACGATACATTTTGTACATCTTTGTACTTTCAGATTCGGGTGCGTATGCACATTTCTTGTTTGAGGCCTTTGACACTAACAAGAATGGATCAGTTAGTTTCGAGGTAAGActatttttactattgtctactTCCTAAGGGAGTGAGGAAAAACTCTGTCTGTAAATATGCAGTTGTAGCAGAATACATGCCTTTCCTCTCcttttcaacacacacacacacacacacacacacacacacacacacacacaaacaaccttGTTGATGAACACACTGGTGAGCATACAATGTATTGCAGTGAGCCACATAATCTTCTTTGCTGATGCTATAGCCCCAGACAACTCGTATTGTGATATCACAACACAATATATGACCttcctctcactcaatgtcaataAATAGCTTTAAATAGCTTGTATGGATGGTTATTAACTTGTAGTGGTGGAAAAATGTTACATGTTGAACGCTGGTGGGTATGACAGGTGGCGAGGAATTTTTTCTGTCTTTTCACAGGACTTTGTGATTGGTCTGTCTATCATTCTGAGAGGAACGATAAATGACCGGCTGAACTGGGCCTTCAACCTGTACGACCTGAACAAAGATGGCTGCATCACCaaagaggtaacacacacagatgcacacaatATATCTACCATTCTGAGCTTTCTGTGTTCTAAATGTGACCGGTTACAGGAGGCGTTTGACACTAGGTCCTAGTTCACAGGCCATTAAAAATCAttctttttgttattttttttaaaaccttcttgaactttcatgtgccttaattacAAATGTGTATGAGATCTGTAAATATCAAGAAAAAAATAGCCTAGTTTTACCCAaggagaaagcactgagctattCAGGGAGAAAGACAGGATACTTCCTGGCTAGTTATGATTGGCTGACATAATTGTGTCATTGGAAATGCAGAGAGATGAGTCCTGATTGGTCTGTCATGTTACAGGCTTCTGTCTGTAACAGAATGGGGGCTTCCCTGAGGGGTATCCTATGAAGCAGTTTTGAGGAGTTAgcgaggtaactttggtcaactctgagttcaactcgAGATAACCAGTCATACGAAAGTTGTTCACCTTTTAGCTAGGTAAATATCTATGTCAACGAATCCTTCACAACTCACGGCTAACTTCACTTACCCTGAATCAAATGACTGAACCACGAGTTGAGGACCAATTAATTCAGATTCCCTCCCTCTTGCAAAGATTGCATCATCCCCTTCATTTAAGGAAGGCAActgatttaatattttattaattaaatgttgttttttttctgcaaaatgttaaaatatatctgttacggttttcttccggtgaaagagaggcggaccaaaatgcagcatggttattTGTATACATCATTAATAAagataaagataaacacaaacagtatacaaaaacaataaacatgaaGGAAAGGGgggaaaattaaaaaaaaaaaaaaaataaatacctAAATAGCCTATCtagtgcaaacaaacacagagacaggaacaatcacccacgaaacactcaaagaatatggctgcctaaatatggttcccaatcagagacaacgataaacacctgcctctgattgagaaccacttcaggcaacgaTAGACTTTTCTAGATAACCCctctataccacaatcccaatacctacaaaaccccaagacaaaacacaccacataattaacccatgtcacaccctggcctgaccaaaataataaagaaaacacaaaatactaagaccagggcgtgacaatatcacattacacatttagtaatgacagaatGCATTTTAAACTTCACGCAATGGACACTTTTGTTTGACTTgataatttgttttttttattcataGATATGCACACCAAAAACGGCATTAACGATAATTTAGCTGGGTTTAAGTAAAGagactactttctggaggacaatGTCATGCTGACTCACAAAAAttagattttcctgtgttttaagtatatttccacactatgaggttggaataatactttgaaattgtgaaaatgaagATAATGCCCATTTAGTGTCAACCCTGCAAATTCAGCCTGTTTTTGCCTTCCATGATGAAATTAACAAGCGGTTAATGAATGTTCAGTGTTGCCCTCCCCATTAAAACAACTCCTagagtcctagcaaaattctcgCAATGGGAATTTTCTCCAAGTTATCTCCTAAATGGGataacaagtttatcaacttttaaAGCAGCATAATGTTCCTAGGTTTACTCAACTACACTGTATGATATCTATACTTTAAAAAATAAGCAAATCACTTACATTTGACATAAGCCTCAATAGAGAAATCAGACACAAATCTAAAGTCTATTCTAAAATGGACAGTTCTTAAATTGACCATCAATCTCAAATTGGAGAGTGATTGACAGATCTTGTACTGTGGAAGTATACCctgtgtcatctctctctctctctcgctttctctctccctctctgtaggaGATGATGGATATAATGAAGTCTATCTATGATATGATGGGGAAGTACACATATCCCTGTATGCAGGACGAGGCGCCCAGAGAACATGTGGAGAGCTTCTTCCAGGTCTGTTTATCAaaacccttgagcaaggcacttaacccccaaACTGCCCCACAGGCAGGCACTGATTGATATTTGACAAATttttcctcccctttctcccttctAGAAAATGGATCGTAATAATGATGGGGTGGTCACTATTGATGAGTTCATCGAGTCATGCCAAAAGGTaggttgtgtgtttttatttaaaGTTATTTAAGTGACCAGATAAGGAGGAAGGGAGACTGTATTTTATACCCAAGTATTAACACAAATATTGGCATACTGCCTTTTCAGAAATTACACAACAAATGTGTCATCTTAATTAAAcatataaaaaaacaaataaatgaaataaaacatgtaaatattTTACATTCAACTTATTTAATCAACAACAAAATTTCCCCTCCTCCACAAAACATACCACTCCTTCATAAGTCCACTTCGCCTCAAACAATGGGACAATTTACAGCCGAGAATAAAATCCACTTTTATTCTCGCTTTTATTAAtcctttaaaaacacatcttacatcCTTACCATATCCCTTGTCAATATTTCTGAGTAGGAAAAATAAAATAGACATCTTAGCTTGTTCCAAAATAAAACAGTTGACATTTTCTTTTCTGTTGCTTACTGTATTGAAATCCCAAAATTAAAACGTGTTGTTGAAAATCTCTGCTACAGCTGTAAACAAAGGCTTTCAAAATAGGTTTTATCCTCTCCGTAAAACAGTGACAAATATTTTCTTATATTAcaaaaaggacatccatctcCATCATCTGAATTAATGACAGATACAAAAGCATCAACTGCAATGATGCCATGTAAAACCCTCCATTGCATATCACCAGTACCCTTTTGTACCGGTGgctctccatgctggctttaccttgtcatcaaggCCCAGTTTTAACCTCCAAGGAGTGTCTTTTCTATTTTCCAATGTATCTTTATTTTATACCTTGACACACCCCCTATATAACTCCTTCCCATTCACCTCATCCAAACCCACCTCTTCCAATCCTCTCAAATCCAGTAATTAAACCTTTCTGTCTGGCTCTGGGATATTAGGTGTAACTTGGAAAATGGGCGTCTTCATCTTGTGCCTGTTTCTTGTGACTCTTGCGCATAATCCACTCTTCTGCTGACAGAGCCTTCCTGCAACATCCAGCAGTTGTCCGACAACCCTTTCCGACCTCACCCCCAAATGTTCAGCCACCCATCCTCCATCCATTAAGGTGGGCCCAGCCATGGCCATTAACTGCTTCAGGGTGATGATTTTGCTCTTCTCCAGCATCCTGGAGAAATGTGGAACCGCTCTAGTTGTACAATACAATCTTGCCCCATAATACACCAGAGGTTCCTCCAGCAGCCAATGCACTGACTCCACTGGAGTGCTTCTGGACACCTTCATTATGCTCCAAACCCTAAGAAGGCCTCTGTTAAACGGAGGTACTCCATCCCTAGAAATCTGACTACTATCATCCAAGTATAAACCCTTTAAATCTAATCCCCTGACCTTCTGTAATACCagacctgccacccctctccaAACCACATTTTTCGGTCCATAAAGCAATCTTTGAATAAACTGAAACCGGAAAGCAGCAGCCTTACTAGCAAGATGTACAAGACCTTGTCCCCCTCctcttttgacaaatacaaaacacCTTGTGGAACCCAGTGATATTTATCTCTACAATAATTGCCTGTATCTTGGCCAGAAGGCCAGACCATGGCTCTAATCATGACAACCGATGCCACAGTGCACCCCTGTATGACATTCAAGATAACAACCACCGCCATCTCCTCATACCCCCTTCCACCATTTCAAACACCCCATTCCAATTTTTTTCCATTGTCCCCTCATCCCCTATGATACTTAAAAACTCCCTTACACCATTCCAACCCCCCTGGCAAAGCCATGATCCCTCCAAACCATTTCCCAATCtgtaattattgttattttatttaacctttttttttttaactaggcaagtcagttaagaacaaattgttatttacaatgacagccttggaatagtgggttaactgccttgttcaatgggcagaacaacagaattttaccttgtcagctcggggattcaatccagcaacctttcggttactggcccaacgctctaaccactaggctacctgccatcccaggTACAGCACAACTTTTTTCCCAATTTACCTTTGCAGAGGATATTCCCTTAAACCGATCAACCATGTGACTCAAACTATCCACCTCTGCTTGACCTTTCACCTAAATAAATACATCATCAGCATAGGCTGAGAGACGAATATGAGGAATATCCTCTGAAAGGTGCACCCCTTCTATGCGACTTCTAATGCTATTTAGTAGTGGCTCTATAGCGATGACATTCAACATTCCCGGACAACAAACACCCCTGCCTCATTCCTCTACACACTTTAAAAGGTGCATTCAAACCAATGTTactttcaatacactttcaatGTCACCATATATGACCCTGATAATGGCAATAAAATCAGAGCTGAAACCAAAAGccacaaaatgtattttcctgATCAATTGAAATTAGACCAGCATTCAACCCAATAGCCCTAGAGATGTCCAAAAAAATCCTGAATCAGGGAAATGTTATCCCCTATCTGCCTGCCGggaacacagtaggactggtccatgtgtatgatttgccccatcacctccctcagcctgttgGACAAAGCCTTGGACAGGATCTTATAATCAGTGCACAATAAAGACACCGGCCTCCAGTTCTTCACTTCCCTAGGGTCACCCTTTTATGGCAGTAGGGTGAGGACAGCCCTTCTGCATCTTATCGGTAGTAACTCTCCGATCAAACT includes:
- the LOC139381392 gene encoding Kv channel-interacting protein 4-like isoform X1, whose product is MLSLDGLEMIAVLVVMGLFVKVLEQFGLFEVVGEEAAKQTLIQMTILPMLDYGDVICRSTGNTPTIKSKKTIKQRFLKLLPCCTPSVAASVSQYSVEDDFELSTVCHRPEGLDKLQEQTKFTKKELQVLYRGFKNECPSGVVNEDTFKTIYSKFFPQGDSGAYAHFLFEAFDTNKNGSVSFEDFVIGLSIILRGTINDRLNWAFNLYDLNKDGCITKEEMMDIMKSIYDMMGKYTYPCMQDEAPREHVESFFQKMDRNNDGVVTIDEFIESCQKDENIMQSMQLFDNVI
- the LOC139381392 gene encoding A-type potassium channel modulatory protein KCNIP2-like isoform X2; this translates as MKTKNLEQSLSDSRELDGSYDQLTGGNTPTIKSKKTIKQRFLKLLPCCTPSVAASVSQYSVEDDFELSTVCHRPEGLDKLQEQTKFTKKELQVLYRGFKNECPSGVVNEDTFKTIYSKFFPQGDSGAYAHFLFEAFDTNKNGSVSFEDFVIGLSIILRGTINDRLNWAFNLYDLNKDGCITKEEMMDIMKSIYDMMGKYTYPCMQDEAPREHVESFFQKMDRNNDGVVTIDEFIESCQKDENIMQSMQLFDNVI
- the LOC139381392 gene encoding A-type potassium channel modulatory protein KCNIP2-like isoform X3, with the translated sequence MKTKNLEQSLSDSRELDGSYDQLTGNTPTIKSKKTIKQRFLKLLPCCTPSVAASVSQCNVEDDFELSTVCHRPEGLDKLQEQTKFTKKELQVLYRGFKNECPSGVVNEDTFKTIYSKFFPQGDSGAYAHFLFEAFDTNKNGSVSFEDFVIGLSIILRGTINDRLNWAFNLYDLNKDGCITKEEMMDIMKSIYDMMGKYTYPCMQDEAPREHVESFFQKMDRNNDGVVTIDEFIESCQKDENIMQSMQLFDNVI